ttataaactttttactaaatagaaaaagccaaaatatgtggctttttctaaatagaaaaaataacacaatggttttttttactttttaatacttaatagaaataaaatactacaaaaacaaacaacctaatatttaatactattaagtattaaggttctatttagaattaagtaaaaaaacaaacaccaccttagactctatttggtaactgttttttaaaatggttctaaaaaacaattcttgaacATTGTTCTctgatgttttgtagaacaaatgTCAATTTGGGAACTAAAAATGTAAACTTGTTtactatgtttttaaatatgttttaaaaataacttttaatcattttccatatttgtataattattttttaaaacaacccttagaaaacaattaacaacaactaaaagatgttactatttttaagaacaaaaaattgtttcttgttttctaattgtcaaatgtgttttcttgcttttttatttgggagaacataagataatttttaaaaaaaaattaccaacaaGGCCTTAAAATCGGCCTTAGATGGGTCTAGTTGCTCATCTAGCAGTTAAGCTAGACTAGGATTCTAGAAAATTGCCTGTTCAGGATAAATTCACTAAGAATATTCTCTTGATGCAAATTTTCTGATCTATCTTTCAAGTATGTGTTTGTGGTTAGCTATAGATTATCAAAACTATCATGGTCAAAAACCTCTAGAAATCTCAATATGAATTAGTTCAGGTGATTAAATTAGGATCCTATCTTACTTACACTCAACCTGAAGTCGAAGTCTAAAAAATCGAAGACAACCAGAACTGTATGTAAGTCACTCAAATTGGTACCTTAATTTGTTTATCATGAGTCCACCTTCTCCtggaacataaaaaaaaaggctcaTTAGAATTTAGGTATCTAATGTCTCAAATCACATAATGTCATTAGAACACAAATAAAATCTTGGAGAccaataaaaagaataagaaatcaaCTGAATGTGTTTAAATGAAAATGGGAccagaaaataatttaaaatgagtagAGATGTCCTCACACAAACATATTGGGTGAACATGGCATAGTCTGGCCATGaaccagaaaaaagaaaagattttctGAAAATGCAGAGAAAATCAAGTAATTGAAATAGATCCTTTAATCAATGTTCTTTTCTACATAAGAAAGTGCTAAAAACTctgttctctttctttctttctttctttctttctttctttctttttctttttttttttctcttttgtaattacaaatagtTGCAAACTATCCAAGCACCCTTTGTCTATCAAATTCAAGGGAACTAATGATTCAAGAGAACATgagatatatgtatataatattatagAAATCAGCTGCGAAACCTGTATGGTGAAAAATCTAGATCATCATCTTCAGCAGATTCATAGTTTGCATGATCTTGGGCAAGTTTCTTGGAGTAGCCCTCATCCCAGTATAGCCTCTCCCAGTTTTCCCTAAGCTCCTGATATAGTTCCATATACCTTTTGCACCATGGCTCGTGCTCCTTTTGCAACAATAAGTAAAAGCACATTAAGATCCAAACATGGTAAAGCTCTATTAAAAGTCCAAACAAGAGATATAAGTCATacacatttttaaaacatgaaaactTGAAATGTATTTAGCATTTGAAATGAGTCCGGTATCTACCCAAGTCTAGAAAAGAGTGATCAATGGAAGTCAAGCATACACTTAATGTTTAAACCAATGAAAGGGATTCGGCATATCTCAAACTACCACTCCAAAGGTAACCCAAAATTTCAGGAGTCTAGCTATATCCCTATCCAGTGTGTACCATATGGGACAAATTTGTTCAAATGGATACTTTTAAGTCTTGTTCCATAGAAAGGAGTTCCctaatacaataaataaatttgcatCCGTACGACAAAGTAACATGCTTTTTACTATACATCCCATCCTCACTCCACTTTCCAATTCAAGGCAACAAGCAGATTCACAAGAAAAAAGCAACTAAAAATCAACATTTCTCCGAGGCCTAAGGCGTAACCATTCCTTAGCTATGGTGCCTCTCCTACCAAGAAGTGTGCCTTATTAGAGAGATATGCTTTGTGTATTTTTTCCTAAACTTttgttattgaaattttatactgtacattgaaattttatataattgcactggttttttttgttggattctttttttaaatgcttGAAATTTTTGCTGCTTAGattgaattttgaatcatattttataaaattaacatgcACCCTAGGTTGTGCTCCACTTTACTTCGGTGCATATCTTTGCTTAGGCCTAAGGAGACATTTGTGCCTTAAGTGCGCTTGTGCCTTTCAAAACTACAAGGAAGCCTCCCACATGGGCTTCATGCATCATGATTCTTGACAATGCCACTGAAGAATTCAGGCATTAGATATGAAGCTCTCCTCAACCCATTTTTACTTTGTATGCCACTCTGTAGAAGATTCCTGAAAAGATATTATGTTCATTTCCTAACTTTCATGCCATTTTCCAGAAGCATTCGTCAAACAAAACAAGGGTGAAGAATGAATCATCCCCAAACATATGCCATCATGCCAGTTCCACTTACTATGACTCTTGCTTGTTGCCTGAACTTTGCCAAACGGTTGCAGAGAAAATtgatggaaaaacaaaagaaattgaaccttttgtttaattttgctttagtttccaaaaaaatgaaatatccaACTCAACTAAACAGTGGAGCTTTCCGCTTTCTCAAGGACCAACCAGTGGAATCAATCAAACCCCTAGGGGGAAAAGAGCAACCGCCTATTATTTGACAAGAAGATGAGcaactcaaaatttattattcttgTTCCTCGTAAAGGAAGAAATGCTACCATAAAAGCCCTCTGTTAGGTTGCTGAGAAAGTCAAGAAAACGAAGaacaaaaatagaataagaaaattcaGCCTTCTAAAAAACATTCCTCTAGTTACTGAAATCGAAACACTCAATCCAACTAAACCAAATTCAATTTAGTTTCTTCTCCAACactttcccagcaaccaaacagcaGAATCAAATCCCTAGAACGAAAATATTAAgaagacaaaaacaaaacaaaaagcacTCACCGATTCCTTTAGAACGAGGCGAGTCCGGCGCATGAACTGCTCTCGGAGCTGTTTCCGGCGCTTGTTTGGGATGTTATCTCTGGGAATCACGAACCTCTCTCTCGGGGGCACGTTATCTCCAATCTCGTGCATTTCGCCGTCGACCACCCACCACTCCGACTTCTCGTCGACCTTCCTCATCGTCGAGGCCGGGAACTTCGACCTTCTCCGGGGGCGCACCGGTGAGCCGGAGTCGGTCCTCGCGAACCGGAGCTGGAGAAGAGCGGAGCGGAGACAAGGGGTTGAGGCCTGGAGTCGCCTTGAGAGACGGAGCATGGTGAGGGTTGGGAGTACAGTGGGATCACTCTTTGAAAATTGCTAttgacaaatcaagccaaagaaTCTCGgcttgaaaaatatgaaaaccgTCTTAATGATTTCGGATTTTTGCTTCCTTCAATCCAAACCATAACAATTTAAGTGAATCCACAAACCATAATAACCTAAGTGAATCCAcgagaaataataataataataaagaaatataaaatttttcttttcaagaattgaggaaaaagaaagttaaattaaaaaataaaaaaataaaaggttaaatacacTTAACCTTCTCAATTTTTAGCGTTTTTTACATTTTGTCTCCTCGTATTTAAAATCTAACATTTTACCTCTcgaacatattaaaaaataacattttacccttaattattctatatgcatgtatgattattttctaaaatagtttttagaaaataaacgaaataaccaaaaaatatcatttaaaaatatattgttttttgttcttaaatagtttttatgttaaatgcattttcttttttttattattatgaaaaatataaaattattatcgaAAACAATCGTAAGACATACACTATAAAGAATGTGTTATCTCGTGATTCAACTCCAATATATCTCATAGTATTAGTATCACAAGCATATTCAACTCCAATGTATCTCATACGCCTTCAAAGATGTCTTATTCaacataaatttatagtatACTAATCATTTAACCTTAGTGAAATATGTATGTAGAAAGTGAAAAAACCTTAGACACGATAATATGCACATCTATAGAACCTTTATCCAATTGGTTTAACAAAGAGCAACAATCGGCTAAAAAGCCAACTGAGTCGTTTCATGATTGAGAGCCATGACAatgtaaaatcaaaataaataaaaaataaaaaggggaaaaaatgaaaataaaagctCTACACAATGCCAACTATCATTGAAAACCTAGACAAAACCTAATATTTTGTCAAGCAACATTTTATCCCAAAGTACAAACCCTTGGTAAAATTATAGACGGATtactcttttttatatttttgtatgaagCATTTGTTCAAATTTAGGTGAAACCAACTTTAAATCAATAACTTTGAagtgtgtggaccccgcatttcggctcatgcgtttcccacttgatggcgagctcgatttttgttttgaaaaatggtttttttttattgattaggaaaaatgacttggagtcgccacttatttttgttttatttttaaaagggtaaacaaaataagaaagaaaaaccctaagtgtgactccttattttggaaaaggcggtttGCGAAAAACCGggtcgggttcgggggtcaggttacttatcgggaaggtacggtacagaccgtagcacccctttaagtccctaaaatcgggtctctactaataaaatgaagccgacgtggcaattgacgagtaaatcaatgaatatcctgaatgatcatgcacacataaaagtcgagacatgcatagacaatgattagaggaaaatgggtacatacctgggcaacgatccataaagcgctatcaagaagcgAGGTTAGTGAACAATGGATAGATATAATTATGCGCATATCAAGGAAtagaataaatcaatcatacaTGACAAATAAATCAGTCAAACAATCAATCAGTCGTGAAGTCAcgtatgtagggcccccaccaaagcccgatttatattgcatgaattaatctcacgaatcccattatttcggaattatgaagattcatcattcttgcttgtgtaaaaattaaaagaaatttaaaaatcggagtggaattaaaactatttgagtgaaaactggattcttggaacttgtttgaaaattggagtcttgggaattaaatttaagaattggaatcttggaaattaaatttgatagagattagcaaattatttgggaattagaatttcaaaaattttaatttaagaattgggATTTTTAGTGGATTGAATtcgaaagaaaacataattttgaaattatttgggAAGTGGAAACTATGAaagttaatttataaaaaacaaatcatgaaaattgggactttggaaattaaaatttgaaagaaattagaattgaaaattatttaaaaatttgaaattattaaattatataaattgaaaattttgaaattattcgaagatgaaatttttttttttaaagataaataactaaaataataataataataataataataataaaacaatccCAACATTACATGCTTTAATACTATTTACACATAGAATTTCATCACCAGCATGTAACAACAATTCACGTTAgtgaactttggaaaaaaaaaacttataatataataataatattataaaagacaaTCACATACCTCAAAGTGAAAAACttataatatgataataatattataaaagataatCATATACCTCAAAGTGGATGCCAACTTTTCATATGCATGCCTGTTGAACACGTGTGTTTTTCATCAGCCATATAATATTAAAACCCTAGTCCTCACTGCCCCTTTCTATGCGTGTTGACCACTCATCagtacctaaaaaaaaaatctccttgtGCAGCGCAATTAAGCAGAATGGTTCCATTTAGCACTCCACGCAAACACGGGCGGCACGTTGAATCACCTTCGGAAGATCCGCCCCTCTACTCCATTATGTGTTTTACCAGTTCGGTTTCTTTGGTTCTGGCAAAGGCGGAGAAACAAAATGGCTGCGTTTTTTTTTATGGCTGACCGGAGCTTCCGAGGAATAGAGGAATGATCCACGCCATTgcagtcataaaaaaaataaaataaataaaaacttcttgGGAAGCTTGGATCCCTTGCTACTGCCAAGACTAAGAAATTAGGATCGAAGTCACTGCTCGTTTTCCTCTCTTTCACTCAGCTCTCCCCTCTGCTCCTCTCcagctaaaaaaaaatctaactcccaaaaaaaaatcacttcccTCTCTCCAGCAGCTTCTtttctccctctctttctcccCCCGAAGACCCTTTTTCCTTCAGCTGTTGGTGTCTTCTTCAGCAAGCCTCTACCCGCCGCACTGTTCCTTGCATCAGCAGCATGGCACCCTCACCTACTAGCATGGCCTGCTGCATGCCTATGCAGCTGACTTCCCGGGTGTGGAGAAAAGAGGGCCCCTCACTTCTCTCAAGTGCTGCCCGGTATCCACCTcaaaggggtctacaaatatgcccctcttcggtagagctcacGAGTGTAAAGAATGTGAACACTGGAGTAAAAAGCAAgtgtgaataatgagtggaatgaagtgaactcttcCGAAGAACCAAgaagacccccatagggacactagcGAAGCATGAACTCACTCAGACCAAGAGACGAACACAAAAGCTCTAATCCTAAGGGAAAAAGAAGCCTCAAAATGtctctgaagccacactaaggaCCCAGGCTCCCTTCGAGAATGTCTCCAGAAGTGACTCGAAAGACCATATCAaggatgagtaacggtcgaaccactctGAAGTACGGGAAAGAATGTGCCAGAAGGAGATTACCTTAAGTGAACCACATGAGAATGATAAGCGTAGGGCACCTGATAACATGACCGAAGTATGTGTCGTGAACTCAAAGGATCGTGTCATGAACAGTGAGAAGGGAGATATGAAAGGACAATGACGAATAGGCGATAAGCACGGGGTGACAAGGTGAGGAAAGCCGATGACGAATGCAAAATCCTGAAGGTGGGATGTGCAATACCAGTGAATATCAATGCTCGGAGATGTGACTCTGAGTGACAAGACTGACCctaaacgctaaactgagaaaataatagctctggaagccaaaccaaaaaaactaactctaaacactaaactataAGGCCCATAGGTGAAGACCTACGGTGGTGACAAATCTAAAACAAAGGGAGATGCCCTAAGCAAACTGACGGTAGGAGAATGctctaaacaaactgaaaatagggggatgccctaaacaagatgacggtagGGGAATGcccaaacgaaatgacagtggggggttgccccaaacgtaaaggacagtggggggatgccccaaacataaatgacagtgggggaatgccccaaacgtaaatgacagtggggggatgccccaaacgtaaatgacagtggggggttgccccaaacgtaaatgacagtgggggggttgccccaaacgtaaatgacagtgggggggttgccccaaacgtaaatgacagtggggggttgccccaaacgtaaatgacagtggggggatgccccaaacgtaaatgacagtgggggatgccccaaacgtaaatgacagtggggggttgccccaaacgtaaatgacagtgggggggttgccccaaacgtaaatgacagtggggggttgccccaaacgtaaatgacagtgggggggttgccccaaacgtaaatgacagtagggggatgccctaaacgaaaatacagtggggggttgccccaaacAAGCTGatggtagggggatgccctagaTAATAACTCATAAAGATCAACAAATGGGTCCGATAACCATGAAATCAACACGAGACACGGTAAACCCgaagagagggggtatgccccagtagaaaagcaCCAAAGGGGGTATGCTCCAgtgtgacgactcgcaaagatcaagaaatagatcaaGTAGTGAGAAAGATCTGCAAAACAGCTGATGAACTCAAAgacgggggtatgccccagtgtggcatgccGCTGCAAATCTCAAACCGCCGGAAACGGCTGAAAgggactctacgagtctcgaacgaCGCTCCGCTAAAAGCTCATATCGATGAAGAGCTCAGGAATAATGATCAGTGAGGCGAATACAACATATCTCggccgagtgatggaaactaTAACAGATatgtgagagaacgatcgccTCCAGGGCTAAATGAGGGCAATATGCCCCTATATGACATCAGATGTACCCGATCTGTCCTGATGACCCGAGAAACACCAATGGGACGCATAATAGATCTGATATGtaccccactgaaatgatgacgcAGGAAATCCAAGCACCAGAGACAACTCCATCCAAGAATCACGACTATATTAAAGGGTATGAATCtggctgaatgactcaagagaggctcctcggagtattcggacaaaatgaaatcaaacatcgacctggcgtgtatctcataaccgtggatgatcatgtaaaccagtggggatctataaatctcgatcaagatggggaatatgccTCAGTGTGGCATCGAGAATGTAACATGCCGAAAAAAACAGATGAGCTCAGATCATCTCTGCCTGCAACTGAATCGAACCCACATATCGAAGAGGTATCCCTCGGAAGGAAGCATGACGACACCTAAACATCTAAAAGCGCGGGCCTGGCTAGATGGCTCTCGATAGGCTCCACCAAGGACTCATCGTGAGGATAGCGAATATATCGTCATCTCTGCATACATCTCGCAAATAAggataagcatgcaactccctcgtgatctgtaaatctcatccgaatgGAAACatgcccctgtatggcatcgaaaaaaaaacagatgagCTCAGATCATCTCTGCCTGCAACTGAATTGAACCCACATATCGAAGAGGTATCCCTCGAAAGGAAGCATGACGACACCTAAACATCTAAAAGCGCGGGCCTGGCTAGATGGCTCTCGATAGGCTCCACCAAGGACTCATCGTGAGGATAGCGAATATATCGTCATCTCTGTATACATCTCGCAAATAAggataagcatgcaactccctcgtgatctgtaaatctcatccgaatgGAAACatgcccctgtatggcatcgaaaAAAACAGATGAGCTCAGATCATCTCTGCCTACAACTGAATCGAACCCACATATCGAAGAAGTATCCCTCGGAAGGAAGCATGACGACACCTAAACATCTAAAAGCGCGGGCCTGGCTAGATGGCTCTCGATAGGCTCCACCAAGGACTCATCGTGAGGATAGCGAATATATCGTCATCTCTGCATACATCTCGCAAATAAggataagcatgcaactccctcgtgatctgtaaatctcatccgaatgGAAACatgcccctgtatggcatcgaaatgtatgataggtcggagatcagatagcatggaatcatctatcctcgaacatgtgacctctgcgaaaatccataaagatcctccgaaacgaaatatgccccagtatggcatcaggtgcGCGACAGGTCCAAAGAACaaatgtcatgaaatcatccatcgtcgagcacgtgacctccgtgaagatccgtaaatctcatctgaaacgaaaatatgccctagtatgggcATTAGATGTGTGACAGGTCAAAATAACAAGTGTCATGGAATCATCCATCGTCGcacatgtgacctccatgaaagtccgtaaatctcatctgaaacggaaaatatgccccagtatgggcatcggatgcaCGATAGGTCAGAAACCAAGCAACATGAAATCATCTGTCAtcgaacatgtgacctctgCGAAGATCCCTAAAGATCTCccgaaacggaatatgccccagtatggcatcaggtgcGCGACAGGTCCGAAAAACAGatgtcatgaaatcatccatcgtcgagcacgtgacctccatgaaagtccgtaaatctcatccgaaacggaaatatgccccagtatgggcatcggatgtacgacaggtcagaaatcgagcgacatgaaatcatccgtCATCGAACATGTAACAATGgtcgtccgaatccataactgaatcatccacacatatccaagatgtacctcccAGAAGGAGAAGCATGATGGCATCCCAGTGTCGAGAAGTGCAGACCTGGCTGGGTGGGTCTCAGGGGCTCCGtaaggtaacgatcatgtccacgcctcagtgagcatccagtaagtgatgatCGTGCAAGTCCGTGAGGATCCATGAACCTCTAAATGAAACGGGATATGCCtcagtgtggcaccagaggtatgataggtcaaaaatcaggtgacaccaaatcaatcatcgtcaaactcgcgatcccggtaatccgaacacaactgaatcagacctgcacgtcaaagaggcgactcccagaagaagaagcatgacgatatctaaatatcaaccaaatctcaatcacctgtccaagtagaggctgttgaagacgacatctgatcccatggcctcagggtggtcttaagacacgggacgtaacgtaggccaaggtgatagggtgatagaacgaaaggaaactaggctcaaatacccaatgatcaaaactcatgcctcatatatgaaatgcaacatgtatagtgaaccccatgagccatggacctgaggatgcctaacgtgaatatgatgtcgataaggagacaaatgaagcaacatgaactgatagtggtatgtgtaatgatgatgcgtaatgagtatcgaacccgagatgggttgctgtaagaagagaataagatgtgaaaggaatgagatgaatcacaagcaacgataaaagcgacagcgaaacaatgaatatgtgaagaaatgTGGTGATCgcctcagatcaaacatgaagtgaagtcacatcaataatgaatgtaatgatggaaaggacaatgactcggagtccttaggagaaggtcactcatctctctcacaaatagatatgacagagcaatacaaataacatgggatctcggagagctcacatacgaactcccaata
Above is a genomic segment from Vitis riparia cultivar Riparia Gloire de Montpellier isolate 1030 chromosome 7, EGFV_Vit.rip_1.0, whole genome shotgun sequence containing:
- the LOC117917477 gene encoding uncharacterized protein LOC117917477, giving the protein MLRLSRRLQASTPCLRSALLQLRFARTDSGSPVRPRRRSKFPASTMRKVDEKSEWWVVDGEMHEIGDNVPPRERFVIPRDNIPNKRRKQLREQFMRRTRLVLKESEHEPWCKRYMELYQELRENWERLYWDEGYSKKLAQDHANYESAEDDDLDFSPYRRRWTHDKQIKGQELGRNSQGDSWERVSQIRDKFEYDRERRMREKAFAPMTGGMAPGPHQSVSRNQRFDTQRYFSQSESE